A window of Gambusia affinis linkage group LG03, SWU_Gaff_1.0, whole genome shotgun sequence contains these coding sequences:
- the LOC122828540 gene encoding cell wall protein DAN4-like isoform X1 — MHTTMRPQRLRINPKDEAAHFVSLSQDKDGFSVQYINSFKGRGVFSTCHFQTGAFLLEYRGDVINSKEYENRVKIYHDAMKVFMFEFRHNGKKLCVDAAREDGSLGRLVNDDHLIPNSKMKTITVNGKPHLCLFAIKDINPGEEITYNYGNAEWPWRVKVSAHPDKTVGEEPMGSLSSSLEPQVSAHPDNTVREEPMGSLCSSLEPQVSAHLDNTVGEEPMGSLSSSLEPQVSAHPDKTVGEEPMGSLSSSLEPQVSAHPDNTVGEEPMGSLSSSLEPQVSAHPDNTVREEPMGSLCSSLEPQVSAHPDKTVGEEPMGSLSSSLEPQVSAHPDKTVGEEPMGSLSSSLEPQVSAHPDKTVGEEPMESLSSSLEPQVSAHPDNTVGEEPMGSLCSSLGPQKCNHVVLRSSFSSIEKCTHCLGPFVALKWNGLKCKDCSSIWHNICYEKIQRTDFSPSSWVSDESSSADDLSDKEYIPDSVSYSESSVELSIDDSNHFKRTILDPCFSASLPDCQKSDGAENDLAEGLISESEDRAKKVVQKQMKRSSKNKKTVDVQTEGRPVEPLTRSEAVESIQSTSISSSRDKKNYCFVCGKPQSKIARHLKVHEKTNAEVAQALAQPKASKLRKKILGQFLK; from the exons ATGCACACAACAATGAGGCCACAGAGATTAAGAATAAATCCAAAGGATGAAGCAGCTCATTTTGTGAGTCTGAGTCAGGACAAAGATGGTTTTTCTGTACAATACATAAACTCTTTTAAGG GTCGAGGAGTATTTAGTACATGCCACTTTCAGACAGGAGCTTTCTTATTGGAATATCGAGGCGATGTCATAAACAGCAAAGAGTATGAAAATCGGGTAAAAATCTATCATGATGCCATGAAGGTCTTCATGTTTGAGTTTCGTCATAATGGGAAAAAGTTGTG tgTTGATGCAGCGAGAGAGGATGGGTCTTTGGGAAGACTGGTTAATGACGACCATTTGATCCCTAACAGCAAAATGAAGACAATAACAGTGAATGGAAAACCTCATCTCTGTCTCTTTGCAATTAAGGACATAAATCCAGGGGAAGAGATTACCTATAACTATGGAAACGCTGAATGGCCATGGAGAGTGAAG GTTTCTGCTCACCCTGACAAAACTGTAGGTGAGGAACCGATGGGATCACTATCCTCGTCTCTTGAACCACAG GTTTCTGCTCACCCTGACAACACTGTACGTGAGGAACCGATGGGATCACTATGCTCGTCTCTTGAACCACAG GTTTCTGCTCACCTTGACAACACTGTAGGTGAAGAACCGATGGGATCACTATCCTCGTCTCTTGAACCACAG GTTTCTGCTCACCCTGACAAAACTGTAGGTGAAGAACCGATGGGATCACTATCCTCGTCTCTTGAACCACAG GTTTCTGCTCACCCTGACAACACTGTAGGTGAGGAACCGATGGGATCACTATCCTCGTCTCTTGAACCACAG GTTTCTGCTCACCCTGACAACACTGTACGTGAGGAACCGATGGGATCATTATGCTCGTCTCTTGAACCACAG GTTTCTGCTCACCCTGACAAAACTGTAGGTGAAGAACCGATGGGATCACTATCCTCGTCTCTTGAACCACAG GTTTCTGCTCACCCTGACAAAACTGTAGGTGAAGAACCGATGGGATCACTATCCTCGTCTCTTGAACCACAG GTTTCTGCTCACCCTGACAAAACTGTAGGTGAAGAACCGATGGAATCACTATCCTCGTCTCTTGAACCACAG GTTTCTGCTCACCCTGACAACACTGTAGGTGAGGAACCGATGGGATCACTATGCTCGTCTCTTGGACCACAG AAATGCAACCATGTTGTACTGCGCTCATCATTTTCAAGCATTGAAAAATGCACACATTGCTTGGGACCTTTTGTTGCCCTCAAGTGGAATGGTCTGAAATGTAAAG ACTGTTCTTCAATATGGCACAACATCTGCTATGAAAAGATCCAGAGGACTGATTTTTCACCATCTTCATGG gtTTCTGACGAATCATCTTCAGCTGATGATCTTTCAGACAAAGAATACATACCTGACTCTGTCAGTTACTCAGAAAGTTCAGTGGAACTCTCAATAGATGattcaaatcatttcaaaagGACTATTCTTGATCCTTGTTTCAGTGCATCTTTGCCAGACTGTCAAAAGAGTGATGGTGCAGAGAATGACTTGGCTGAAGGTCTTATTTCTGAAAGTGAAGACCGTGCCAAAAAGGTTGTTCAGAAACAGATGAAAAGgtcttctaaaaataaaaaaactgttgacGTTCAAACTGAAGGGAGACCTGTGGAGCCACTCACCAGATCTGAAGCTGTTGAAAGCATCCAGTCTACAAGTATATCATCatcaagagataaaaaaaactactgctTTGTTTGTGGCAAGCCCCAGTCTAAGATTGCTCGACACTTAAAAGTCCATGAGAAGACAAATGCTGAAGTCGCTCAAGCTTTGGCACAACCAAAAGCCTCAAAACTGCGGAAAAAAATACTAGGACAGTTCTTGAAATAA
- the LOC122828540 gene encoding cell wall protein DAN4-like isoform X2 encodes MGSLSSSLEPQVSAHPDNTVREEPMGSLCSSLEPQVSAHLDNTVGEEPMGSLSSSLEPQVSAHPDKTVGEEPMGSLSSSLEPQVSAHPDNTVGEEPMGSLSSSLEPQVSAHPDNTVREEPMGSLCSSLEPQVSAHPDKTVGEEPMGSLSSSLEPQVSAHPDKTVGEEPMGSLSSSLEPQVSAHPDKTVGEEPMESLSSSLEPQVSAHPDNTVGEEPMGSLCSSLGPQKCNHVVLRSSFSSIEKCTHCLGPFVALKWNGLKCKDCSSIWHNICYEKIQRTDFSPSSWVSDESSSADDLSDKEYIPDSVSYSESSVELSIDDSNHFKRTILDPCFSASLPDCQKSDGAENDLAEGLISESEDRAKKVVQKQMKRSSKNKKTVDVQTEGRPVEPLTRSEAVESIQSTSISSSRDKKNYCFVCGKPQSKIARHLKVHEKTNAEVAQALAQPKASKLRKKILGQFLK; translated from the exons ATGGGATCACTATCCTCGTCTCTTGAACCACAG GTTTCTGCTCACCCTGACAACACTGTACGTGAGGAACCGATGGGATCACTATGCTCGTCTCTTGAACCACAG GTTTCTGCTCACCTTGACAACACTGTAGGTGAAGAACCGATGGGATCACTATCCTCGTCTCTTGAACCACAG GTTTCTGCTCACCCTGACAAAACTGTAGGTGAAGAACCGATGGGATCACTATCCTCGTCTCTTGAACCACAG GTTTCTGCTCACCCTGACAACACTGTAGGTGAGGAACCGATGGGATCACTATCCTCGTCTCTTGAACCACAG GTTTCTGCTCACCCTGACAACACTGTACGTGAGGAACCGATGGGATCATTATGCTCGTCTCTTGAACCACAG GTTTCTGCTCACCCTGACAAAACTGTAGGTGAAGAACCGATGGGATCACTATCCTCGTCTCTTGAACCACAG GTTTCTGCTCACCCTGACAAAACTGTAGGTGAAGAACCGATGGGATCACTATCCTCGTCTCTTGAACCACAG GTTTCTGCTCACCCTGACAAAACTGTAGGTGAAGAACCGATGGAATCACTATCCTCGTCTCTTGAACCACAG GTTTCTGCTCACCCTGACAACACTGTAGGTGAGGAACCGATGGGATCACTATGCTCGTCTCTTGGACCACAG AAATGCAACCATGTTGTACTGCGCTCATCATTTTCAAGCATTGAAAAATGCACACATTGCTTGGGACCTTTTGTTGCCCTCAAGTGGAATGGTCTGAAATGTAAAG ACTGTTCTTCAATATGGCACAACATCTGCTATGAAAAGATCCAGAGGACTGATTTTTCACCATCTTCATGG gtTTCTGACGAATCATCTTCAGCTGATGATCTTTCAGACAAAGAATACATACCTGACTCTGTCAGTTACTCAGAAAGTTCAGTGGAACTCTCAATAGATGattcaaatcatttcaaaagGACTATTCTTGATCCTTGTTTCAGTGCATCTTTGCCAGACTGTCAAAAGAGTGATGGTGCAGAGAATGACTTGGCTGAAGGTCTTATTTCTGAAAGTGAAGACCGTGCCAAAAAGGTTGTTCAGAAACAGATGAAAAGgtcttctaaaaataaaaaaactgttgacGTTCAAACTGAAGGGAGACCTGTGGAGCCACTCACCAGATCTGAAGCTGTTGAAAGCATCCAGTCTACAAGTATATCATCatcaagagataaaaaaaactactgctTTGTTTGTGGCAAGCCCCAGTCTAAGATTGCTCGACACTTAAAAGTCCATGAGAAGACAAATGCTGAAGTCGCTCAAGCTTTGGCACAACCAAAAGCCTCAAAACTGCGGAAAAAAATACTAGGACAGTTCTTGAAATAA